GATGGCTGGACTCGCACTCGATGGGTCGAACCCCGACGTCAGCCTGCTCTACGACATCAACGGGCTGGCCAAGTCCTCTCCCGCCTGGCTCGACAGCGTCGTCGAGTTCGTCGGCGAGTACGGGATCATGCTCGGCATGGTCCTGGTCGCCCTGTGGTGCTGGTGGAGCGTTCGCCGGCACGGCACGGCCGAGGACTCGGTGACGGCGGTCGCCGCACTCGTCTGGGCACCGCTCGCCATGGGCATCGCCCTCCTCGTCAACATCCCCATCAGGGGGTTCGTGGAGCGCCCGCGTCCGTTCAAGGACCATGAGGGGCTCGAGGTCCTCGTCGACGGCAAGAACGACTTCTCGTTCGTCAGCGACCACGCCACGATGGCGATGGCGCTGGCGGTCGGCATCTTCGTGGCCGGCCGGAAGTTCGGGTTCGTCGCACTGGGCCTCGCGTTCGCCGAGGGGTTCTGCCGCGTCTGGATGGGCGTGCACTATCCGACCGACGTGATCGGCGGCCTCGCTCTGGGCACGGCCGTCACGCTCCTCCTCGCCCCGCTGGCCATGGCGCTGCTGACCCCGCTGGTGGCGGCCGTCTCCCGGTCTCGCCGGGCCGGCTTCCTCGTACGGTCGAGGCGGGCGGGGGTCGCCGCCGCCGGCCTCGGCGGCACGCTCGAAGTGCCCGAGCCGCGATCGGGCCGCGGCGGCGGGACGGGAGACAAGGACCTCGCTGCCTGACCCGCTCCTCGCCCGAGTACGGCAGGGCGTCGGTTCCCCGGTGGGGAGCCGGCGCCCTGCCGCGTCGCGGGGTGGGAGACGGAGAGGACCGTCACCGTGGCGGTCCTACGGTGTCTGCGGTCCGGCGAAGAGCCGCTCGGGGTCGTACTGGTCGCGGAGCTTGCCGAGGCGGTCGGCGGACGGACCGAAGTAGGCGCGGCGCCAGTCGGTGAGCGTGGGGTCGGTGTAGTTCTGGTACGCCTCTCCGGAGGCGTGCGGACCCATCGCCGTATGGATGCTTTTCAGCCACCCTTGTGCGGCGGTCGCCGAAGTTCCGGAGGCGTCCGGGCTCCAGGAGGCGAGGTACTGGGCGAGCATCCGGGAGTCCCGGTGCACGAAGGCGGTGGCGTCCCGGGCGACCCGGTTGACCGCTCCGCCGAGGGCCGTGAGGATGACCGACCCCTTCGCGCCCTCGCCGGCGGGCTGCCGGGTGAACGCCTCGACGCGACCGGTGAGGGTGCGCAGTCCTTCGGGCGGCAGCGAGCGGGTGAAGAAGTCGGAGGCCGCCGCGTACGTCTCGCGCCCGAGGGCGCCCCGGGCCGTGCGCCCCGGGGTCGTACCGGGCAGATGGCACTGGTCGGCGGTGAGGCCCGAGCAGCCCGCGTAGGCCAGCATCGCTTCCTCGTAGCCGCGTCGGCGCAGGGAGACGGTGGAGGCGGAGGCCCCCGCGCGGTCGGCGAGCCGGTCCACCGCGTTCTGCAGGTCGCCGTAGGTGCCGAGGCTGAACGCCGCGAGCGACACGGTCGGGTCGGCGCCGTCCGTGCCCGCTTCGAAGTGGAGGGAGGACCAGATCTCGTCCGGCTGGTCGGGCCCCCACTCCTGCCAGGCGGCGAGCACCGCGCCGGCCCGGGACCACGGCCAGCCTAGGTTGCAGACGACGGTCCGCGGGGCGGGCGAGGTACGGAAGCGGAGGCGGGTGACGACGCCGAAGGAGCCGTTGCCCCCGCCGCGGAGCGCCCAGAAGAGGTCCTTGTGACGGGTGGCGTCGGCGGTCAGGGTGCGGCCGTCGGCGGTGACCAGGGTGGCTGAGGTGAGGTTGTCGCAGGTCAGGCCGTACGCGCGAGAGGCCACGCCGTGGCCGCCGCCGAGGGTGAGGCCGGATATGCCGACCGTGGCGCAGGAACCGCCGGGGATGGTGAGGCCGTGGGCGCCGAGGCTCCGGTAGATGTCGCCGAGCCGGGCGCCCGCGCCGATGGTGCCGTCCCGGTCGACGCTTTCGATCGCGGAGACGTCGACGACCAGACGCCCGGTGCCGGCGGACAGGCCCGCGTAGGAGTGGCCGCCGCTCCGGATCGCGACGGGGGTGCCGGTCGCACGGGCGAAGGCGAGGCACTCGCGTATGTCGTCCTCGTGCCGTACGTAGGCGACGGCCGCGGGCCGCTGGGTGTCGAAGCGGGTGTTGTAGAGCCGCCGGGCGGTGTCGTACGCGGAGTCCCCGGGCCGTACGAGGGTCCCGTCGAGGCTACGGCCGAGTGCGGGCCAGTCCGCCGGGGCGCTGTCCGCGGACGCGGCCGGGGTGTTCGTGGGCGGCCCCGGGGACCCGGTGGCGGGGCGCGGCACGCCCGACGGGGAAGCCGCGGAGGGACCTGCGGCGGGGGCGTCCGGGGAGGAGCAGGCGGTGAGCGCGGCGGACGCCCCGGCGGCCAGGACGGCGCGCCGGGCGAGCGACGGGACCGGGGCGGGGCTCGCGCGCCGGGCCGGGGGGATCGCCGGGTCCGCGGGGTGCTGCTGGTTCATGGGACCTCCGGGGCCCGGTGCGGGCGGTGACAGGACCGGGCAGGACGCCGGGCGTCCGGGTCGCGGTGTGCACCGGCGGGCGGGCGGTTCGGGACCTCGTCCGGTGGCCGGGGCGGCCGGGAGCGGTTCGGGCCCTCGTCCGGTCACCGGCGTGCCGGTGGGCGGGGTCAGGCCGTGGTTCGGTGGCGTTCGGCGTCGGTGCGGGCCAGGTCGCGGGAGCGGCGGGCGGGGCCGGACCAGCCGCAGGAGCAGCGGGCGAGACAGAACGAGCCGCGTTCGGTGGTGGTCGTGGCGTGGTCCTGAGCTGCGGTAACGGGCTCGGGCGGGAGGCGGGGGCCCGGGGGAGGGGCGGCGCACGCCGGGGTGCGCCGGGCAGGGTGGACAGCTTCCTGATGCACGTGCCCACGGTACTGGCGGGGCGGCCCGGACGGGAGGGGTCCAGGTCTCTCCGCCGCCGATCGGGGTGGACCGGCGTGACGGGGGGAGGCGGTCGTCGTTATGCGGAACGGGCGAGGGCCCGGTTCCGGCGTGACGTCGTTGGGGGTTGGCAGGCGATGGTGGTGCGGCAGCACGGGTGCGAAGGCGCGGCACTGGCTGTCCGCGCGCTGGCCGCGGCGGCGGTGCTCGCCGTGCTGGCCGGTTGTTCCGGCGGCGGGAGCGGGGCCGTCGCGGGTGCTCCGGCGGAGGAGCCGCCCGGGCTGGTGCTCGACCGGGCGGCGGACGTGCTCGCCGAATCCGGCGGGGCGGAGACGAACACCTCGATGGAGACCTCGGCCGGGGGCACCCGTGTGACGATCCGGGGCCAGGGCGCGTACGACTTCCGCAAGCAGCTCGGCCGCATCAAGGTGGTGCTGCCGAAGGACGCGGCCGGGTCGCAGGAGCACCGCCCGATCACCGAGCTGCTGACGCCGGGCGCGCTCTACATGAAGAACCGGGGGGCCGGAGTCCCGGAAGACAAGTGGGTGCGGATCGACACCACGGTGCTGGCGGACGGCAACCTCGTCACCGGAGGGGTCACCGACCCGATGGCCGCGGCCGAGCTGCTGCGCGAGGCCCGGGGCGTGACGTACGTGGGGCGGACCGAGCTGGCGGGCATCGGGGTCCGCCACTACCGGGGGACCGCGGACATCGGCAGTGCGGCGGGGGCCGCCTCGCCCCTGTCGCGGGCGGCGCTGACGGCCGCGGCGGGCGGGTTCCGCACCCACGCGGTCCCCTTCGACGCCTACCTGGACGACGAGGGCCGGCTGCGGAAGGTCCGCCACCGTTTCACCTTCGCGGCCGAGGGGCCGGCGGTGACGGTGGTCTCGACGATGCTGCTGTACGGGTTCGGCGTGCCGGTCACCGTGGACCTGCCGGACGGTGCGGACCTCTACACGGGCGAGATCCGGCAGAGCTGAGGCGACGGCGGCGGTGGCGGGCGTGGCGGTGACGGGGGCGGCGGTGGGGGCACCCGCGGTGGCGACAGCGCGCGTACCCATGGTGGCGGTCGCCCCCGGAGCCGGAGCCGGAGCGAGTGGCTGGAATTCGATGGTCGTGCCCGTGCGGACGGGCCGTTCGCCGGAGGCGCCGGCCGGGCGTGCGGGTGTTCGACGGGGGAGGGCAGCCCTCTTGGGAGGGGCCGAAATGGCCCGTCCGTGTCATGCGCGCGGCGCTTGGCGATCCCTACGCTGGGAGTCTGCGCCAAGGGCCGGCGACGGTAGAGAGAGGTGACGCAGGTGGTGACGCTCAGCGCTCCGAACGCGCAGGAGTACGTGGCTCTCGCCGAGATCGAACTCTGCGGCGAGTTGATGATCGCCGCATCGGCCAGCACCGAGGACCGGCTCAGTCCGGACCGTATCGACGAGGTGCTCAACGCGGGCGAGGCCGCCGGAGCGTCCAGCTTTCCCCGCCGGGCCGAACGCAGGCTCTGACCGGACCCGACCGGGATCACGTGGCACGTGTCACGCGTCACGTCCGGGCGCCCACGCGAGCATCACGACCGGTGGCGGCATCCCGACCGGTGGCGCCACGACCGGAGGGGGCGCGGACCGGGCGGCGGGCCGGCCGGCGACGGGAACGGACGGGCGTCAGGTGCGAAGGAGGCGCGCGATGGCCTTGGTGGCCTCGTCGACCTTCGCGTCGATCTCGTCCCCGCCCTTGACGGCGGCGTCGGCGACGCAGTGGCGGAGGTGTTCCTCCAGCAGCTGGAGCGCGAAGGACTGCAGCGCCTTGGTGGACGCCGAGACCTGGGTGAGTATGTCGATGCAGTAGGTGTCCTCGTCCACCATCCGCTGGAGACCGCGGATCTGCCCCTCGATCCGGCGCAGGCGCTTGAGGTGCTCGTCCTTCTGGTAGTGGTAGCCGTGGATGCCCCGGTCGTGGTCGGTGACGGTCCCGGCCGGCCGGTCGACGGGTTCCGGCGGGGTGGGGCCGTTCTCCCCGGTGGCCTCGGTGGTGGTCATGCGGTCCTCCCGTTGTCTCGTACCCGTGCGCGCCGACAGCCGTGAAGGCGGGAGTACCGAGAGGTACCCGTTCCGGGGCGTGCCTGTCGCCGGACGCCGCCCGGACTTTCCCCGGGCTGTATACCCCGGGTGGGTATATGGTAACGAATCGAGCCGAAACGTGACCCGGGGGCCGTGCTGATCACGCTGATCGATGGGCGACACTGAAGAATGCCGGTTAGCCGTGGCCGGATGATGCGCCTAGCATCAGCCTGACCGAATCCAAAGCATCCCGAGGACCCCACGTGCGCTTTCGTCTGACCCCCAGGGAGACGAGCTTCTACGACATGTTTTCCGCATCCGCGGACAACATCGTCACGGGCTCGAAACTCCTGATGGAACTGCTCGGAGCGGATTCTTCCTCCCGAGCCGAGATCGCGGAGCGCATGCGGGCGGCGGAGCACGCGGGGGACGATGCCACCCACGCGATCTTCCACCAGCTGAACTCCTCCTTCATCACGCCGTTCGACCGCGAGGACATCTACAACCTCGCGTCGTCGCTCGACGACATCATGGAC
The DNA window shown above is from Streptomyces sp. NBC_00247 and carries:
- a CDS encoding phosphatase PAP2 family protein, with the translated sequence MAGLALDGSNPDVSLLYDINGLAKSSPAWLDSVVEFVGEYGIMLGMVLVALWCWWSVRRHGTAEDSVTAVAALVWAPLAMGIALLVNIPIRGFVERPRPFKDHEGLEVLVDGKNDFSFVSDHATMAMALAVGIFVAGRKFGFVALGLAFAEGFCRVWMGVHYPTDVIGGLALGTAVTLLLAPLAMALLTPLVAAVSRSRRAGFLVRSRRAGVAAAGLGGTLEVPEPRSGRGGGTGDKDLAA
- a CDS encoding FAD-binding oxidoreductase, with amino-acid sequence MNQQHPADPAIPPARRASPAPVPSLARRAVLAAGASAALTACSSPDAPAAGPSAASPSGVPRPATGSPGPPTNTPAASADSAPADWPALGRSLDGTLVRPGDSAYDTARRLYNTRFDTQRPAAVAYVRHEDDIRECLAFARATGTPVAIRSGGHSYAGLSAGTGRLVVDVSAIESVDRDGTIGAGARLGDIYRSLGAHGLTIPGGSCATVGISGLTLGGGHGVASRAYGLTCDNLTSATLVTADGRTLTADATRHKDLFWALRGGGNGSFGVVTRLRFRTSPAPRTVVCNLGWPWSRAGAVLAAWQEWGPDQPDEIWSSLHFEAGTDGADPTVSLAAFSLGTYGDLQNAVDRLADRAGASASTVSLRRRGYEEAMLAYAGCSGLTADQCHLPGTTPGRTARGALGRETYAAASDFFTRSLPPEGLRTLTGRVEAFTRQPAGEGAKGSVILTALGGAVNRVARDATAFVHRDSRMLAQYLASWSPDASGTSATAAQGWLKSIHTAMGPHASGEAYQNYTDPTLTDWRRAYFGPSADRLGKLRDQYDPERLFAGPQTP
- a CDS encoding metal-sensitive transcriptional regulator, coding for MTTTEATGENGPTPPEPVDRPAGTVTDHDRGIHGYHYQKDEHLKRLRRIEGQIRGLQRMVDEDTYCIDILTQVSASTKALQSFALQLLEEHLRHCVADAAVKGGDEIDAKVDEATKAIARLLRT